A window of Rhizobium acidisoli contains these coding sequences:
- the tuf gene encoding elongation factor Tu has product MAKSKFERNKPHVNIGTIGHVDHGKTSLTAAITKYFGEFKAYDQIDAAPEEKARGITISTAHVEYETPARHYAHVDCPGHADYVKNMITGAAQMDGAILVCSAADGPMPQTREHILLARQVGVPAIVVFLNKVDQVDDAELLELVELEVRELLSSYDFPGDDIPVVKGSALAALEDSDKKIGEDAIRELMAAVDAYIPTPERPIDQPFLMPIEDVFSISGRGTVVTGRVERGIVKVGEEVEIVGIRATSKTTVTGVEMFRKLLDQGQAGDNIGALVRGVNRDGVERGQILCKPGSVKPHKKFMAEAYILTKEEGGRHTPFFTNYRPQFYFRTTDVTGIVTLPEGTEMVMPGDNVTVAVELIVPIAMEEKLRFAIREGGRTVGAGIVASIVE; this is encoded by the coding sequence ATGGCAAAGAGTAAGTTTGAGCGCAACAAGCCGCACGTCAACATTGGCACGATCGGCCACGTTGACCACGGCAAGACGTCTCTGACGGCAGCGATCACGAAGTACTTCGGTGAGTTCAAGGCGTACGACCAGATCGACGCTGCTCCGGAAGAAAAGGCCCGCGGCATCACCATTTCGACGGCGCACGTCGAGTATGAGACGCCGGCCCGCCACTACGCCCACGTCGACTGCCCCGGCCACGCCGACTACGTCAAGAACATGATCACCGGTGCTGCCCAGATGGACGGCGCGATTCTGGTGTGCTCGGCCGCTGACGGCCCGATGCCGCAGACGCGCGAACACATCCTGCTCGCCCGCCAGGTCGGCGTTCCGGCGATCGTTGTGTTCCTGAACAAGGTCGACCAGGTTGACGACGCCGAGCTTCTCGAACTGGTCGAGCTCGAAGTTCGCGAACTTCTGTCGTCCTACGACTTCCCGGGCGACGATATCCCGGTCGTCAAGGGTTCGGCGCTTGCTGCTCTTGAAGATTCTGACAAGAAGATCGGCGAAGACGCGATCCGCGAGCTGATGGCAGCTGTTGACGCCTACATCCCGACGCCTGAGCGTCCGATCGACCAGCCGTTCCTGATGCCGATCGAAGACGTGTTCTCGATCTCGGGCCGCGGCACTGTGGTGACCGGCCGCGTCGAGCGTGGCATTGTCAAGGTTGGCGAAGAAGTCGAGATCGTCGGCATCCGCGCGACCTCGAAGACGACGGTGACCGGCGTTGAAATGTTCCGCAAGCTGCTCGATCAGGGCCAGGCTGGCGACAACATCGGCGCACTGGTTCGCGGTGTGAACCGTGACGGCGTCGAGCGTGGCCAGATCCTGTGCAAGCCGGGCTCTGTCAAGCCGCACAAGAAGTTCATGGCGGAAGCCTACATCCTGACGAAGGAAGAGGGTGGCCGTCATACGCCGTTCTTCACCAACTACCGTCCGCAGTTCTACTTCCGCACGACGGACGTTACCGGCATCGTGACGCTGCCTGAGGGCACCGAGATGGTCATGCCGGGCGACAACGTCACGGTTGCCGTCGAGCTGATCGTTCCGATCGCGATGGAAGAAAAGCTGCGCTTCGCGATCCGCGAAGGCGGCCGCACCGTCGGCGCCGGTATCGTTGCTTCGATCGTCGAGTAA
- a CDS encoding alpha/beta hydrolase family protein, which produces MKLGYRDGVLYDKNRLNWDANGPRPISWSLWYPAAEDARESDTAERSWFKKAAVARDAPIRPDARPYPLVLLSHGTGGSAAGLEWLARRLADRGFAALGVNHHGNTGNEPYRAEGFACLWERAPDLSFVLDHRDDWLGDLSSHIDTSRVFAAGFSAGAYSVTLLLGAVAQFSQFEPSRMKPGGMRGPREFPDLADHIPALLRTSDVFRDSWSRISKCYRDDRIKAALLCAPGRSVLGFSEESLKAVDAPALILVGDADRAAPAEECSAWLHARLRHSTLKIFGGGLGHYVFVPEGTALGLAFAAELFTDPPGIARAAVHDEIADLSARLFQDSAVKAIA; this is translated from the coding sequence ATGAAACTCGGCTACCGCGACGGTGTCCTTTACGACAAGAACAGGTTGAACTGGGACGCAAACGGCCCCAGGCCGATCAGCTGGTCGCTGTGGTATCCCGCCGCCGAGGACGCGCGGGAAAGCGATACAGCGGAAAGAAGCTGGTTCAAGAAGGCGGCCGTCGCCCGCGACGCACCCATCCGGCCGGATGCCCGGCCCTATCCCCTCGTCCTGTTGTCGCATGGCACCGGCGGATCCGCGGCCGGACTGGAGTGGCTGGCGCGACGGCTCGCCGATCGCGGATTTGCAGCGCTCGGCGTCAACCACCACGGCAATACCGGCAATGAGCCCTATCGCGCCGAAGGTTTTGCCTGCCTTTGGGAGCGGGCGCCGGATCTGAGCTTCGTGCTCGACCACCGCGATGACTGGCTCGGCGATCTCTCCAGTCATATCGATACGAGCCGCGTGTTCGCCGCCGGATTTTCGGCCGGAGCCTATAGCGTCACGCTGCTTCTCGGCGCTGTCGCCCAGTTTTCGCAGTTCGAGCCATCCAGGATGAAGCCGGGTGGCATGCGCGGACCAAGGGAGTTTCCCGACCTTGCCGATCATATCCCGGCCTTGCTTCGCACCAGCGATGTGTTTCGCGATTCATGGTCGCGGATATCGAAGTGCTACCGGGACGACAGAATCAAGGCTGCCCTCCTCTGCGCGCCGGGCCGATCCGTTCTCGGTTTCAGCGAGGAAAGCCTGAAAGCCGTCGACGCGCCCGCTCTTATTCTCGTCGGCGATGCCGACAGGGCGGCACCGGCCGAGGAATGTTCGGCATGGCTGCATGCGCGGCTGAGACACAGCACTCTTAAAATCTTCGGCGGCGGGCTTGGGCATTACGTCTTCGTGCCGGAGGGCACCGCACTCGGTCTGGCCTTTGCGGCAGAGCTCTTTACCGACCCCCCCGGCATTGCGCGCGCAGCTGTTCATGACGAGATTGCCGATCTGTCGGCAAGGCTGTTCCAGGACAGCGCGGTCAAAGCGATCGCCTGA
- the rlmB gene encoding 23S rRNA (guanosine(2251)-2'-O)-methyltransferase RlmB, with protein MSKDKKPGGKAATDPSAKDTHYATLRRAHRDAKRERGEIPTPQPQKRRRGGEDWKPPALAPDQVHLYGLHTVRAALDNPERKKIKLFVTQNALARLEVDVETLGIPFEIVSPQEIDKVLGPEAIHQGVMLETRPLPVRRLEALKDSPLLLVLDQVTDPHNVGAIMRSAVAFNAGAVITTQRHSPTESGVLAKSASGALELIPYIQVTNLADALGELHKLGFSTIGLDSEGPAALEGTFSGEKVALVLGSEGKGLRQKTRETVNALARLDMPGAIKSLNVSNAAAIALYAARLYLKA; from the coding sequence ATGAGCAAAGACAAAAAACCCGGCGGCAAGGCCGCGACAGACCCATCGGCCAAGGATACGCATTACGCCACGCTGCGGCGCGCCCACCGTGACGCCAAGCGCGAACGCGGCGAGATCCCGACCCCTCAGCCGCAGAAACGCAGGCGCGGGGGTGAGGACTGGAAGCCGCCGGCGCTGGCGCCCGACCAGGTGCATCTCTATGGCCTGCATACCGTGCGCGCCGCCCTCGACAATCCCGAGCGCAAGAAGATCAAACTCTTCGTGACGCAGAACGCGCTGGCGCGGCTCGAAGTCGACGTCGAAACGCTCGGCATTCCCTTCGAGATCGTCTCGCCGCAGGAGATCGACAAGGTGCTCGGTCCCGAGGCGATCCATCAAGGCGTCATGCTGGAAACGCGGCCGCTGCCGGTCCGCCGGCTCGAAGCACTGAAGGACAGCCCTCTCCTGCTCGTCCTCGACCAGGTCACCGATCCGCATAATGTCGGCGCGATCATGCGTTCGGCGGTCGCCTTCAATGCCGGCGCCGTCATCACCACCCAGAGACACAGCCCGACTGAGTCAGGCGTGCTGGCCAAATCCGCCTCCGGCGCGCTGGAACTGATACCTTACATACAGGTGACCAATCTCGCCGATGCGCTCGGTGAACTGCACAAGCTCGGCTTCTCCACCATCGGCCTCGATTCGGAAGGGCCTGCGGCGCTCGAGGGCACGTTTTCGGGCGAGAAAGTGGCGCTGGTGCTCGGCTCCGAGGGCAAGGGGCTTCGCCAGAAGACGCGGGAAACCGTCAACGCGCTTGCCCGCCTCGACATGCCGGGCGCGATCAAATCGCTGAACGTCTCGAATGCGGCGGCGATCGCGCTTTATGCGGCGCGGCTTTACCTGAAGGCATAG
- the secE gene encoding preprotein translocase subunit SecE: MASKSNPFAFLQQVRSETSKVTWPSRRETMISTVMVLVMVVFAALFFFAADQLIGWALSFVLNTGN; the protein is encoded by the coding sequence ATGGCATCAAAATCCAATCCGTTTGCGTTTCTGCAGCAGGTTCGCTCCGAGACGTCCAAAGTTACATGGCCGTCGCGCCGCGAGACGATGATCTCGACGGTCATGGTGCTTGTGATGGTGGTTTTCGCCGCGCTGTTTTTCTTTGCCGCTGACCAGCTGATCGGCTGGGCTCTGAGCTTCGTGCTCAATACCGGCAACTGA
- a CDS encoding NAD kinase — protein sequence MGRSFQTLSFIASPTTEALAAREELIRIYGDVPADDADVIVALGGDGFMLQTLHNTMNSGKLVYGMNRGSVGFLMNDYRSEQLQERICVAVENVFRPLQMTTANADGTNSTALAINEVYLFRQSYQAANLRVTVDGRVRLEELICDGLMVATPAGSTAYNLSAHGPILPLEAPLLAMTPVSAFRPRRWRGALLPNKVTVDIDVLEPVKRPVNAVADNTEVKSVLHVRIAQSEHMTARILSDPDRSWSDRILAEQFKD from the coding sequence ATGGGCCGTTCATTTCAGACTCTTTCCTTTATCGCCTCGCCGACGACGGAGGCGCTCGCCGCGCGCGAGGAGTTGATTCGCATCTATGGCGACGTACCGGCCGATGATGCCGATGTCATCGTTGCGCTCGGCGGCGATGGTTTCATGCTGCAGACGCTGCACAACACCATGAACTCCGGCAAGCTGGTCTACGGCATGAACCGCGGCTCGGTCGGCTTTCTGATGAACGACTACCGCAGCGAACAGCTTCAGGAGCGCATCTGTGTCGCCGTCGAAAACGTCTTCCGGCCGTTGCAGATGACGACCGCCAATGCCGACGGCACCAATTCGACGGCGCTCGCCATCAATGAAGTCTATCTTTTCCGCCAGTCCTACCAGGCTGCCAATCTGCGGGTCACGGTGGATGGGCGCGTGCGCCTGGAGGAGCTGATCTGCGACGGGCTGATGGTGGCGACCCCTGCCGGGTCGACGGCCTATAATCTTTCCGCCCACGGCCCGATCCTGCCGCTCGAGGCGCCGCTGCTCGCCATGACGCCGGTCAGCGCCTTCCGGCCGCGGCGCTGGAGGGGCGCACTGCTGCCGAACAAGGTGACCGTCGATATCGATGTCCTCGAGCCGGTGAAGCGGCCGGTAAATGCGGTGGCCGACAATACGGAGGTCAAATCTGTACTGCATGTCCGCATTGCCCAGTCGGAGCATATGACGGCACGCATCCTTTCCGATCCCGACCGCTCCTGGTCCGACCGTATTCTCGCCGAGCAGTTCAAGGATTGA
- a CDS encoding NAD-dependent epimerase/dehydratase family protein, which produces MKKRILFTGGSGKAGRHTVPWLVNAGYEVHNLDLVPLDSPGVTNLIADITDSGQVFNALSMHRDFPDLDAGRGVQPFDAVVHFAAIPRILIKPDNETFRINTMGTYNVIEAAVKLGIRKIIVASSETTYGVCFAEGHRDFHQFPLEEDYDVNPMDSYGLSKVVNEKTARAFAERSGFDIYALRIGNVIEPHEYERFPTYFANPEMRKRIAWSYIDARDLGQICHLCVEKDGLGYQVFNAANDTVSANTPSRELARRFFPNVPFTREIGEYEGLLSNRKIREVLGFKEEHDWRKYVKV; this is translated from the coding sequence ATGAAGAAGCGAATTCTGTTTACGGGCGGTTCGGGCAAGGCAGGTCGCCATACCGTGCCATGGCTCGTCAATGCGGGTTACGAGGTTCACAACCTCGATCTGGTGCCGCTGGACAGTCCCGGCGTCACCAATCTCATTGCCGACATCACCGATAGCGGCCAGGTCTTCAACGCGCTGTCTATGCACCGCGATTTTCCCGATCTCGATGCGGGCAGGGGCGTGCAGCCCTTCGATGCCGTCGTGCATTTCGCTGCCATCCCGCGCATTCTGATCAAGCCCGACAATGAGACTTTCCGCATCAATACGATGGGCACTTATAATGTCATCGAGGCGGCGGTGAAGCTCGGCATCAGGAAGATTATCGTCGCATCCAGCGAGACGACCTACGGCGTCTGCTTCGCCGAAGGCCATCGCGATTTCCACCAGTTCCCGCTGGAGGAAGACTACGACGTCAATCCGATGGATTCCTACGGGCTTTCCAAGGTGGTCAACGAAAAGACGGCGCGCGCCTTTGCGGAGCGTTCAGGCTTCGACATCTATGCGCTGCGCATCGGTAACGTCATCGAGCCGCACGAATATGAGAGGTTCCCCACCTATTTCGCCAATCCCGAGATGCGCAAACGCATCGCCTGGAGTTATATCGACGCCCGCGATCTCGGGCAGATCTGCCATCTCTGCGTCGAAAAGGACGGTCTGGGCTATCAGGTCTTCAATGCGGCGAACGATACCGTCTCGGCCAATACGCCGTCGAGGGAGCTTGCCAGGCGATTCTTCCCCAACGTGCCCTTCACCCGCGAGATCGGCGAATATGAAGGCCTGCTCTCCAACCGCAAGATTCGCGAGGTGCTGGGTTTTAAGGAAGAGCACGATTGGCGCAAATACGTGAAGGTCTGA
- the rplK gene encoding 50S ribosomal protein L11, translated as MAKKVAGQLKLQVKAGSANPSPPIGPALGQRGINIMEFCKAFNAATQEMEKGMPIPVVITYYQDKSFTFAMKQPPVSYWLKKEAKITSGSKTPGKGAKAGSLTKAQIKSIAEAKMKDLNAADIEGAMAMIEGSARAMGLEVVG; from the coding sequence ATGGCTAAGAAAGTTGCAGGCCAGCTCAAGCTTCAGGTCAAGGCAGGATCGGCAAACCCGTCCCCGCCGATTGGTCCGGCGCTTGGTCAGCGTGGCATTAACATCATGGAATTCTGCAAGGCGTTCAATGCCGCCACGCAGGAAATGGAAAAGGGCATGCCGATCCCGGTCGTCATCACCTATTACCAGGACAAGTCCTTCACCTTCGCGATGAAGCAGCCTCCGGTCAGCTACTGGCTGAAGAAGGAAGCGAAGATCACGTCCGGTTCCAAGACGCCCGGCAAGGGCGCCAAGGCCGGTTCCCTCACCAAGGCTCAGATCAAGTCGATCGCAGAAGCCAAGATGAAGGATCTGAACGCAGCGGATATCGAAGGTGCAATGGCGATGATCGAGGGCTCTGCCCGCGCCATGGGCCTGGAAGTGGTGGGTTAA
- the nusG gene encoding transcription termination/antitermination protein NusG, translated as MAARWYIVHAYSNFEKKVAEDIENKARQKGLEHLFEKILVPTEKVVEVRRGRKVDSERKFFPGYVMVRANLTDEAYHLIKNTPKVTGFLGSDNKPVPIPDHEAERILGQVQEGVERPKASITFEIGEQVRVSDGPFASFNGTVQDVDEERSRLKVEVSIFGRATPVELEYAQVEKV; from the coding sequence ATGGCGGCACGTTGGTACATCGTCCACGCATATTCAAATTTTGAAAAGAAGGTCGCTGAAGACATCGAGAACAAGGCTCGCCAGAAGGGGCTTGAGCACCTGTTCGAGAAGATCCTCGTGCCGACCGAAAAGGTGGTGGAAGTGCGTCGCGGCCGCAAGGTCGACAGCGAGCGCAAGTTCTTCCCGGGCTATGTCATGGTTCGCGCCAATCTGACGGACGAAGCCTACCATCTGATCAAGAACACGCCGAAGGTCACAGGCTTCCTCGGCTCCGACAATAAGCCCGTTCCGATTCCGGATCATGAAGCCGAGCGCATTCTCGGCCAGGTCCAGGAAGGTGTCGAGCGGCCGAAGGCCTCCATTACCTTCGAGATCGGCGAGCAGGTTCGCGTTTCCGACGGCCCGTTCGCGTCGTTCAACGGCACGGTTCAGGATGTGGACGAAGAGCGTTCGCGCCTGAAGGTCGAAGTGTCGATCTTCGGCCGCGCAACGCCGGTCGAGCTGGAATACGCTCAGGTCGAGAAGGTCTGA
- a CDS encoding AprI/Inh family metalloprotease inhibitor, translating to MIRLVFRLAACAAALLICGQTYGQDIDPDILKAQAGTYLVAPEDGRAGCRMTLGTDMAIGGYSVSGQEACTKPLPALADAAAWNFDGNGGLILIDPTRKVLAHFVENEGSPMKTEDGKLFLLPAAPDGVDHLPTFDSLAGTWTMQRPDGERLCGVTLDSNVGTDGNAPLSLSGDCAANVAKLKLAVWHIEGFALTLMGGDGSSLGFDMRSDGNFDKSKQEGGKPLSLVRH from the coding sequence ATGATCCGTTTGGTCTTTCGGCTCGCGGCTTGCGCAGCCGCCCTCCTCATCTGCGGTCAGACGTATGGGCAGGATATCGATCCCGACATCCTCAAAGCGCAGGCAGGAACCTATCTCGTCGCGCCGGAAGACGGGCGCGCGGGATGCCGGATGACGCTCGGAACCGACATGGCGATCGGCGGCTATTCGGTTTCCGGGCAGGAGGCCTGCACCAAGCCGTTACCAGCCCTCGCGGATGCCGCTGCGTGGAATTTCGACGGCAATGGCGGCCTCATCCTGATCGATCCGACGCGCAAGGTGCTTGCCCATTTCGTCGAAAACGAGGGCTCTCCGATGAAGACGGAAGACGGCAAGCTGTTTCTGCTGCCTGCAGCCCCCGACGGCGTCGATCACCTGCCGACCTTCGACAGCCTTGCCGGGACTTGGACAATGCAGCGGCCGGACGGAGAAAGGCTTTGCGGCGTCACGCTCGACAGCAATGTCGGGACGGACGGCAATGCGCCATTGTCACTCTCCGGTGACTGCGCTGCCAATGTCGCCAAGCTCAAGCTTGCGGTCTGGCATATCGAGGGTTTCGCCCTCACGCTGATGGGCGGTGACGGCTCGTCGCTCGGGTTCGACATGCGCAGCGACGGCAATTTCGACAAATCGAAACAGGAAGGCGGCAAGCCGCTTTCGCTCGTACGTCACTGA